DNA sequence from the bacterium genome:
GGCTGTAATGAATACCTTCATCGGGTAAGTCTCGTTTATTGTTACGATGTCTCGGAAGTCGTCGGGCAGATTGATGCGAGCGTGTCCGTTGATTATCTTTCCAGAGCCGAAATCCTCAAACCAATTTTCAGGGGATTCCTGACAATAAACCCTAACTGGGCGACCGTCGCTTGTTCTTACGACCGCACTTTTCGTTCCCGACCCAGCCAATCCGCCTGAATAATAAACTCCAGCACCACCTGCGCCACCAGAACTATAGCCGTAAACGCCATAATTAAATCCTGCTCCGTTTGCAGCGTAGCCATAGACACCTATGTGGTTTACTCCACTCGTTCCGGTCAGGTCCGCGAACCCTTTAACGCCCATATGACCACCCCTGAAACAACCGCCGTTTCCACTACCCTCGACGCTATCAGACACACCGATAACCCCGCAACCATCTGCTGTTGATTTTAAGACGAATTTTCCACCAGCTGCATCCGAACTGTCAAAATTATTGACGGCGTAAACTGTTATCATTTTGTTGCCAAGCACAACATATTTGTTGCTGTCGTATTGTGCGTAACCACCAACGGTGTCGTTGCCAAAAACCCCGCCCATAAACCCAAAAGAGCTGGTGCGGCGGCCGTTCACGAAAAATCCGCCGTAGGTTTCGCCTATGCTATAGATGCCGTAGAGCATGCTGTCTTTTCTATATCCTATGAGTGACCTTGTTAGTGAGGAAAGTCTGCCCTCGATGGAGTAAACGCTGTCATCGCTTGAGTATGCGTACGAGAAAATACCTCTTGGACCATAGACGCCTACCGCTACATCGAACGAGTACGGTGCATGCACGGAGAACCTGTTATTGTAGGTTATGTCCCCAACGCCGACCGCAGTACCAACTATGCTGCTGTCCTCTTGAACGATGCTCCAGCCAAGGTTTCCTGAATCCCACTTTGCGAGATGATTGGTAGCTCCCGTTCCCGTCAATCCTATCTCGTCGGTGTCCCAGTAGAGGTTTCCTAAGCTATCCACTTTCAGGCACTCGCCGTGCGTGTAGGGTCCCGCGTCAATTTTTTCCGCCGTAACTGCGTTGTTGGATAGCTTGTTTGTGGTGACTATGTAGTCGCAAAGTTGCATGTTGCCCACGGAGCGGTTTGCCATTTTATCAATCGTTATGGCTCCATCCGCTATTTTCTCAGTTGTCACCGCACCGTCAGCCAGTTTGTCGGTTGTGACCGCGCTGTCGACTATATTGTCCGTGTTCACGACATTGTTGGCGAGGTCTGTTGTTATTATTCCCGAGACTACTCCCACTCCTGTTACAGCACCGTCGAGCTGAAGCGTGTGGGTGTGGTCGCTGCGGGATACCGTGGTAGCAACTCCCACGCCACCAAAATCTACAGAAAGCCTGCCACCAACGAATGTAAGCCCATCGCCAATGCTGTCCTTGCTCAGGAAATGGAGGTCGTTCCTGAAGTGCGAAAGTCTCACGCCGCGCGATATCTGAGCCTCACCTATTCCATCGTTTCGTACTCGTAGAGTGTCGTTAACTATCTCTATCGTCGCATTATCGACATTCACTGCGAGATGAGCATGAGGACCGGTAAGGTCAGTGCCTGAAAGTCCGTCGCCAGCGTCAATATTAGCAACTCCTGTGGTTCCTACCATGGAAATGGTTACTATGTGGGATGTCGGAGCTACATCTATCCTGACACCGAAGCCCTCAGCGAATGTTAGGAAATTGTTTGCACGGGTAACTTCAAATGATGGTCCAGCTATTTCGCCAACCGTAGCGAATGGAAAATCATCGGCTATCGCAAGGGGGCCGCTTCTTGTGCCATTCCCGGTTAGTGAACCATCCGTGGTTACCGATGTAAGTCCTATGTCATCATCTGACCAGACTACCGAGCCGCCGACTATCTTCGGAACCTGTCCTCCGGTCCCGCCGTATGTGCTCAACTTGGCTAATGTAACAGCGCCATTGGCTATCTTGCCTGTGGTTATGGCGTTGTTCGCAATCTTGGATGATGTTACGGAAGCGGTAGCGATTTTGTCCTCTGTAACGGCATTATCGGCTATTTTGGATGTGGTAACTGCGTTGTCAGCTATTTTCGGCGTAGTAATCGCGCTGTTGGCTATCCTGTCCTCGGTAACGCCTGACGGCGCAATCCCTATGACTATGGTTCCGGTTCCTGTCCCGCCAGCGGAAAGTCCAGCGGTAGCTATTATGGTGTCTATACCACCGCCTGCTATGTCATCCGCGGGATACCAATTGGTCCCGTTCCATTTTAGGACTTTTCCCGGTGGTATGGTTGCCGGTACCGCCACATCCGAAAGGTCGGCAATGGAATTGTCTGAGAGGTCGTCGAGCGAATCGTTTCCAATGTTGTCCACACCATCGGCGAATCCCGGTGGCATTGATGTTATGTCAGTCCAGTCGACTGCGTTGGCTATATCAGCACGGAACGCGTAAGGAGATGTAGTAAGCCGGTAGCGTGGTCTCATCTCAGGTGAGCCAGCAACGGTTATCCCGAGCCAATAACTTTCCGAGAAGTCAAGCGTAGTAGGGAAAGGTGTCGTTTCGCCGAGAAGAACACTGAATATACCGTTTTTGGTTGTTACGGTATGCGTTTCAGTCCATAGTATAGTGCCCATATCGGGGTCGTCATAAAGGGAAAATGTTACCGTATATGTCGAGTCCGGTGCTGTCTGACCGTTTATCAGAAGTTTGCCCTGATACGAAATAAGACGCGGAATTTGTGCATAACAGACCAGCGAAAACAAAATAAAACCAATAACCAAAACCTTTCTCATGATATCCTCCTTTTTTGTTTTTCTTGCGTTTTTGTTTTCATTTAAGGTATGCTATTTTCCCTGTCCACCTGATGCCATTAGCTTGCACAATGTAACTGTAAATCCCGGAGGGCGCGCTCTGAGGCATCGATAGAGTAATAGAGAATGTGCCGCTGACACCCTTGGCTTCCTTTTCAATAATTCTTTTACCGGTGATGTCGAATACCGATACCTTAACATTGCTGGGAGCTGGCAGGTAAATTGTAGCGTTCGTCACGCTGTTGAACGGATTTGGGTGGAATTCGCTTAGATAGGCTTTTTCAGGAAGTTTTCCTGAGCTTGGTGGCTCAAATATTCCGGTGGGGTAGGGCATTATCTGTATGAATCCAGTTTGAATCGATAGCCGTCCTGAGGATGTCGTTGAAATAACCGATTGCCCTATCGATGAGAGCAACCCTACGGAATGAATCTCGGCTCTGCCACCGCCGTTGTCCATAACCTGAGGTGTAATGCTATGTTGTGCATAAATTAAACTGATAATCGCTAAAGAAATTGTTAAGGCAAACTTCATACCTTCCCCCTATTTTATGATTTACTTATTATTATAATCATTTTTTGTCGTGCTGCAAAGAAAATTGCAAAAATATTAACAAAAATAATGCTCTTTTCCTCGTTTCCTAAAATTTTTGGTTCGAAATTTCAAACTTGTTGACCGTGATATAATGCTGTGTTAGATTTTCCAGAACCTTAAATCAAATAAAAAAGGAGGAGAGATGGCGGAGAAGTTTTTGAATTACATTGGAGGCAAATGGGTTGAGCCTTCTACTGGCGAGTGGACCGAGAATCGTAATCCAGCGGATTGGGACGAGGTTATAGGGCTTTTTCCGCGCTCAGGTCCCGAGGATGTGGAGAAAGCAGTAGCGGCTGCAAAGGAAGCTTATCGCGAATGGCGCCTCGTGCCCGCACCCCAGAGAGGGAAAATAATGCGCAGAATAGGAGAACTTCTCGTCGAGCATAAGGAGGAAATAGCCCGTGATATGACACGAGAGATGGGGAAAGTAATCGAGGAAACCCGCGGGGATGTGCAGGAAGCCATAGATACGGCATTCTACGCGGAGGGCGAATCGAGAAGGCTTTTCGCACCGTTCGTTCCGTCGGAGCTGCCGAATAAAGTAGCATACACGATGCGCGTTCCCGTTGGAATCGCCGGGCTTATAACCCCTTGGAATTTCCCGTCTGCTATACCCGCATGGAAAATGTTTCCTGCCATAGTGTCGGGCAATACGGTGGTAATAAAACCCGCTACAGACACACCTTACACAGTTTATAAAATGGTGAAACTTATGGAGGAAGCAGGATTGCCGCCCGGAGTCGTAAACGTAGTTTTCGGAAGCGGAAGCAAAGTAGGCATACCTCTCGTCGAGCACCCGGATGTAAAAATTATTTCCTTCACGGGCTCAGTTGAGGTCGGAAGAGATATAGCCGAGAGAGCGGGCAGACATCTTAAGAAGGTTTCTCTTGAACTTGGTGGGAAAAATGCCGTGATGATAATGGAGGACGCTAATCTTGAGCTTGCGCTCGATGGGGTTTTGTGGGGTGCGTTTGGCACAACCGGTCAAAGGTGCACCGCAACCAGCAGACTCCTGCTTCATGAGCCCATTCACGACAAGTTCATCGACATGCTCGTTGAAGCTATAAAGAAACTTAAGCTCGGTAATGGACTCGATGAGAGCGTGGATGTAGGACCGCTAATAAATGAAAAGCAGCTTCAGACGGTTCACAGTTATGTTGAAATTGGTAAGAAAGAAGGTGCGAAGCTTATAATAGGCGGAGAACCCGCAAAAGAAGGAGACCTTGCCAAAGGCTGGTTTTACAAACCAACCGTTTTCATCGATGTTAGGCCGGAGATGCGCATATTCCAGGAAGAGATTTTTGGACCTGTGCTGTCAGTGGTAAAATTCAAGACATTTGAAGAGGGAGTTGAGCTTTTGAATAACTCTACCTATGGGCTTTCGAGCGCGATCTACACAGAAAATCTGCTTTACGCCATGCGCGCAGCAAGAGATTTCGAGGCAGGTATAACTTATGTTAATGCTCCGACCATAGGTGCTGAGTGTCATCTCCCGTTCGGCGGTGTCAAAAATACTGGCAATGGTCATCGCGAAGGTGGCTGGACGGTATACGAGATATTTACCGAATGGAAGACCATCTACATCGATTTCTCCGGGAAACTTCAGAGGGCGCAGATAGACGATGGTGATTAAAAGTTGGTCATCATTTATTTATGATTTGCCGTAAGCGGGCTTGCGGATAGCCCGCTTTTTTTTTTTAATTTGTGCGTCAGCTTCAATTTTGCCTCAATAAAGTCGTTGCCTTTTGTGCAGGTATGCTATAAGAGCCATATCAAACGGTATGTCGGTGGTCATTAAGTTGTAGTCAACGCCGAGTTCATGGCAACGGTATTTGAGCTCATTGAAAAATTTTTTCGCAGCTTTCTGGTAATCCTCGCGAATAAGCCAAGGCTGTACCGACATTAGTTTGTTCCGCTCGAGGTCGAGAAGCTGAAGTTCTTCGTTGAAGTCGAAGTTTATTTCGACGGGGTCAAGGATATGGAAGACTATCACTTCGTTTTTTCTGTGGCGAAATTGTTTTAGGGCTGAGACTATGTTTTCGGGTTCGTCAAGAAGGTCTGAGATAAGGATTATTAGCCCTCTTCGCTTGATGCGCTCCGCCAGCGCAGGGAAAGTGGTATTTATACGCGTCTTATTGCTGCATCTTGTTCTGTCGAGAATTTTCAAAAGTTCCATAAACTGCACACGGGTCATCGAAGCCGGTACGACTGTGTCTGGTTTCTCGTCAAATGTAAGTAACCCGACCGCGTCCTTCTGCTTTATCATAAGGTATGCAAGCGCAGCGGCAAGAAATCTGCCGTATTCAAGTTTCGTTATCCTGCCACCGTAGGAGAATCCCATGGAGCCGCTTTTATCAAGCAGTATGTATGCTTTAAGGTTTGTTTCCTCTTCGTATTCCTTTACGAAGAACTTGTCTGTTCTCGCGTATACTTTCCAGTCGATGGATTTTGGCGGGTCACCGGGGTTGTATTGCCTGTATTCAGCGAATTCAACCGAAAAACCATGATATGGGCTTTTATGAAGCCCAACGAGGAATCCCTCCACCACAAGCCTTGCTATAAGTTCGAGGTTACCTATTTTCGCGAGAGTCGTCGGGTCGAGAAATCGCCTATAGTCCTTTTCAAGCTTGAGCTTCGTCATTGCGTGTCGCTACTTTTTTCTTGTTATCGGCATTCTTCGCTCTTTACCGAACGCTCTTTGGGTTATTTTTATCCCGGGTGCGGCTTGTCTTCGTTTATATTCGGCGGAGTCGATCATTCGTATAACTCGCCTAACAAATTCTCTGGGGAGACCTGTCTTTTCCACTATTTCGTCTTCGGAGTGCTCTTTTTCTATGTAAAGTTCGATTATCCTATCGAGCGTTTCGTAAGGCGGAAGAGTATCGGTGTCAAGCTGGTTTTCCTTAAGCTCGGCTGATGGTGGTTTGGTTATTATTGACTCAGGAATAAGCTCTTTCCCCTCTTTTTCGTTTCGCCATCGTGCGAGTTTCCACACGAGAGTTTTTGGCACATCTTTTATTACCGCGAAACCGCCCACCATATCGCCGTAAAGGGTGGCATACCCTACACTTAACTCGCTTTTGTTGCCTGTAGCAAGCACAAGGTGGCCGAATTTGTTCGAGAATGCCATCAAAATATTAGCTCTTATGCGCGCTTGGATGTTTTCCTCCGTTATGTCAAAGGGTTTGCCCTCAAAGTGAGGCTCAAGGTATTCGAGGTACTTTTTGAAAAGTGGTTCTATCTCCACCACTTTGAACTTTATACCAAGGCTTTCAGCAAGCTTTTTCGCGTCGTTGTAACTTTGTGATGATGTGAACCGTGAAGGCATGAAAAGCGCATAAACATTTTCCGAACCCAGCGCATCCGCAGCTATGGTCGCGACGACTGCGGAATCAATTCCTCCGGAAAGCCCAAGAACCACGCTTTTGAATCCATTTTTTAAAGTATAATCTCTTAGACCGGTAACCAGAGCAAACCAGACTTCTTCCTCTTCCCTCAGTAGTGGTGCTACTTTGTTTTGGATGGCATCGCTTTTTTCATTAAGCGAGAAATCAACCTCCACTGTTTCCACATTGGGCAACTTTTGAGTCTGAACAAATTTTCTGTCTCGAATTCTTGGAACAAGCAATCTTTGCTTGTAAAGGTCGCTAAGGTCGAAGTCGATGAATAGCAACTCTTCCTCGAATGCTTGTGCTGAAGCGATTATTTTTCCGAATGCATCCGTAGCAAACGATTGACCGTCGAAAACGAGTTCATCCTGCCCACCAATGCAATTTAAGTAGCACACAGCTACAGCGTTGTCGAAGGACCTTGTGCTTACCATCTTTCTTCTTATCTCGTTTTTACCGCGGAAGTATGGGGAGGCATTTATGTTGATGATTATATCTGCATTCCCGACTAAAACCTGTGGACCTATGGGACCGTCGGGGTGCCAGATATCCTCGCATATCCCCACGCCAAACCTGAAGTCATTGGTTTTGTAAACTGTTATTCTTTTCCCCGGTGTGAAGTATCTCTTTTCGTCGAATTCAGCATAATTAGGAAGAAATAGTTTCCTGTAGTTGTCAACGATTTTGCCTTTGTAGATTATAGCTGCTGAATTGTAAACATCCTCGCTCCATTCTGGGTATCCGATAATTATTATTATGTTAGTGTTCTTTGTTTGGTTTGCTATTGAGTTTATGGTTGCTTTAGCTTTTTCAAGGAACCAGCTTTGGAAAAGTAAGTCCTCGGGCGGATATCCGCACAATGCCAGCTCGGGAAATGCGATTATGTCAGCACCTTTTTGCGCTGCCTTTTTTGTGTAATCTATTATTTTTTTGCCGTTGCCATCGAAGTCGGCCACGAGAGTATTTATTTGTGCTAAGGCAACTCGAAGTTTGGACATTTTACCTCCTTTACCGCCAAGTTTCGATGCAGATATAGCGAAGAATTTATCGTAAATAAGCTAAATTGCTAATCAATTTTACTGGGGTAGAATATGCGGACTATTCCAGCGCCAAGAAATCTGAAGAATATCTTTAATCCGGAGAGAAATTTGAATTTACCTCTTAATATATCTTTGAAAAATTTGAATATTATCCTCGGTTGAGAATAGAAGCTGGCATATGCCTTTACCAAAAGTTTGTGAACCTGCTTCCTGCTTAGTTTGTCGTGCTTAAATACGAGATGCAGCGCGTCAAACTTTGACCAATCCCGCTCAACTATTCGTTCCTTTATCGAGTTGAAAAGGTCTGTTCCAGGAAAAGGTGTTAGTATGGAAAATTGGCTTATGTCAAGCTTTAGCTTTTTGCTGAACTCGATTGTCTTAAGGATGCTTTCCTTTGTTTCGCCGAGTGCACCTATTATAAAACTGCCATACGGCGTTATACCAAACTTCCGCAATAGATTGACGGCTTTCTCGGAGATGTTAGTTGAGATTTTTTTGTTAAAATCCTCAAGTGTGTCTTCATTGCCGCTTTCAAGTCCAAGGAATACTGTTTTGCAGCCAGCTGATGCCATTTCCTCAACCATATCGGGGTTTTCCACCAATGTGTCGACTCGCGACATGCACCACCACGGGAATTTTAAAGCTCTTTCCTTTATGAGGCGGCATATTTCCTTCACTCGTTTCACGCTTAATGTGAAATTATCGTCGACAAATACAATGGCTTTTGCCCAACCTTTCTTGAGTATCGTCTGGATTTCGTCAACGATGCTTTTAGCGGAGCGTGCACGCCATTTTCTTCCTGAAAACTTTGTCACCGCGCAGAAAGAACAATCGAATGGGCAGCCTCGAGATGTTAGAACTGATGTGGCTTTCTTCCCGGCAACAGTAGTAGGATATTTGTCCGTTTTTATAAGGTCTCTCGCTGGATAAGGAAGCTTGTCGAGGTTTTCAACTATCCCTAATCCTGGATTTCTTACTATCTTACTTTTTTCCTTGTAGGTTATCGCTGGAATGTCGTTGAATGTTCGCCCATCCTCAAGAGCTTCAGCTATTTGAACCATTATCTCCTCGCCTTCGCCTCTTACCACGCAATCGACGAAACCAGTTTTTATCGCATCGTCGTCGAGAAATGTCGTATGAAAGCCGCCCATAACGACTATTTTCCCTCTTTTTTTGGCCTCTTGGGCGAGGCTGACTGCTTCTGGGTAGCGACATGTGTCGGAGCTTATGCCTACAAGGTCGTATTCCTTAAATTCATCGTAATCAATTGGTTCAATGTTCTCATCAATTATCCTGACATTATGCCCGTTTTGTCTTAACAAGCCTGCAATGTACATCAATCCAAGTGGTGGAAGGAAGATATTTAGAGAGCCATAGGCACTTTTCCATTTCGGTGATATGAGTAATACATTCATGATAAGACCTCCTTATTCCAATTATGATATAATTTAGTGATAAAAATTTTTGAGTAAAGGAAATAAGAAAATTTTTTCAAAAAAATGTTGACAAAAAACAAAAATTAATCTTTATTATGAATTTTGAAAGGCCTGTAGCTCAAGTGGTAGAGCATCGGTCTCCAAAACCGAGGGCTGGGGGTTCGAGTCCCTCCAGGCCTGATTTTGTTGATGAAGGGTGAGAGTATGAAAAAAATAAAACAATTTATTAGGGAAAGTTTTCTTGAGTTCAAAAAGGTAAGGTGGCCATCGCGGCAGGAGCTTGCTGGTCTTACTGTCGCAGTTATAGCCACGACGCTTTTGTTGGCATTTTTCATTGGTATCGTGGATTGGGTATTTTCGAAAATAATCTCAGCAGTGTTACCGTAATAATAAAATGGTCGAGGAAGCAAAAACAAATGTGGAGAGCAAAGAGGCAACCAAGCCTGTGAAGGAACATCCTGACGCCAAATGGTATGTTGTGCACACTCTTTCAGGGCAAGAGGAGAAGGTAAAGCGGTACATCGAGAATACGGTAGAGGAAAAAGGGCTGCAGGATTTGATACTTGAGGTGTTTATTCCCACTGAAGAGGTTGTCGAAATGCGGCAGGGCAGACGGCGAACTATAGCCAAGAAGTTTTTCCCGGGCTACATTCTGATTCACATGGTTTTGAACAAAGATACCGAGGCTTTTATAAGGAGTGTGCCTAATGTTACGGGCTTTATTACAGCCGGTGGTGTGCCGGTGCCGCTTCAGCCCGAGGAAGTGGAAGCTATACTAAGAAAAGGCGAGAAAGCAAAGGAGGTTCAAAAGGTTGAAATACCGTTCTCTGAGGGTGATTTGGTTAGAGTTATAGATGGTCCGTTTAAGGATTTTACTGGTATCGTTCGCGAGGTCAACAAGGAGCGAGGAAAAGTAAAAGTTATGGTCTCCATTTTTGGACGCCTGACCCCTGTGGATGTCGATTATCTGCAGATAAAAGAGGAGAAAAAATAGATACCGAAAACAATTTTCCCCCACACTCGTTTTATGGAGTGTTTTTTAATTAATAAAGGAGGGAGACTTAAATATGGCAAAAAAGAAACAAATAAAGTGGAAGATAAAGCTCCATATTCCGGCGGGGAAAGCCACGCCAGCGCCACCTGTAGGACCTGCGCTGGGTCCAACTGGGATTAACATTCCAGAGTTCTGCAAGCAGTTTAACGCGAAAACAGCCAATATGGGCGACTACATCATACCAGTTATTCTCTATGTCTATTCGGACCACTCGTTCACTTTCGAGACGAAAACACCGCCTACATCTGACCTTCTCAGGAAGATTGCTAAAATAGAAAAAGGTTCTGGTGAGCCCAACAGGCAGAAGGTGGCAAGGATAACACGCGAGCAACTTAGACAGGTGGCGGAGAAAAAGCTAAGTGACCTTAACACGGATGATATCGAAGTCGCAATGAAAATAGTGGCTGGCACCGCGAGGTCTATGGGAATCGAGATAGTCGATTAAACATGGTGACCACGCCGTATAATGTGGGAGCTCAAAGGAGGAGCGATGACAAAACGCGGGAAAAAATATGTAGCAGTACTTGAGAAGTACGATAA
Encoded proteins:
- the nusG gene encoding transcription termination/antitermination factor NusG; the encoded protein is MVEEAKTNVESKEATKPVKEHPDAKWYVVHTLSGQEEKVKRYIENTVEEKGLQDLILEVFIPTEEVVEMRQGRRRTIAKKFFPGYILIHMVLNKDTEAFIRSVPNVTGFITAGGVPVPLQPEEVEAILRKGEKAKEVQKVEIPFSEGDLVRVIDGPFKDFTGIVREVNKERGKVKVMVSIFGRLTPVDVDYLQIKEEKK
- the rplK gene encoding 50S ribosomal protein L11, whose amino-acid sequence is MAKKKQIKWKIKLHIPAGKATPAPPVGPALGPTGINIPEFCKQFNAKTANMGDYIIPVILYVYSDHSFTFETKTPPTSDLLRKIAKIEKGSGEPNRQKVARITREQLRQVAEKKLSDLNTDDIEVAMKIVAGTARSMGIEIVD
- a CDS encoding NAD+ synthase — encoded protein: MSKLRVALAQINTLVADFDGNGKKIIDYTKKAAQKGADIIAFPELALCGYPPEDLLFQSWFLEKAKATINSIANQTKNTNIIIIIGYPEWSEDVYNSAAIIYKGKIVDNYRKLFLPNYAEFDEKRYFTPGKRITVYKTNDFRFGVGICEDIWHPDGPIGPQVLVGNADIIININASPYFRGKNEIRRKMVSTRSFDNAVAVCYLNCIGGQDELVFDGQSFATDAFGKIIASAQAFEEELLFIDFDLSDLYKQRLLVPRIRDRKFVQTQKLPNVETVEVDFSLNEKSDAIQNKVAPLLREEEEVWFALVTGLRDYTLKNGFKSVVLGLSGGIDSAVVATIAADALGSENVYALFMPSRFTSSQSYNDAKKLAESLGIKFKVVEIEPLFKKYLEYLEPHFEGKPFDITEENIQARIRANILMAFSNKFGHLVLATGNKSELSVGYATLYGDMVGGFAVIKDVPKTLVWKLARWRNEKEGKELIPESIITKPPSAELKENQLDTDTLPPYETLDRIIELYIEKEHSEDEIVEKTGLPREFVRRVIRMIDSAEYKRRQAAPGIKITQRAFGKERRMPITRKK
- the secE gene encoding preprotein translocase subunit SecE is translated as MKKIKQFIRESFLEFKKVRWPSRQELAGLTVAVIATTLLLAFFIGIVDWVFSKIISAVLP
- a CDS encoding B12-binding domain-containing radical SAM protein; translation: MNVLLISPKWKSAYGSLNIFLPPLGLMYIAGLLRQNGHNVRIIDENIEPIDYDEFKEYDLVGISSDTCRYPEAVSLAQEAKKRGKIVVMGGFHTTFLDDDAIKTGFVDCVVRGEGEEIMVQIAEALEDGRTFNDIPAITYKEKSKIVRNPGLGIVENLDKLPYPARDLIKTDKYPTTVAGKKATSVLTSRGCPFDCSFCAVTKFSGRKWRARSAKSIVDEIQTILKKGWAKAIVFVDDNFTLSVKRVKEICRLIKERALKFPWWCMSRVDTLVENPDMVEEMASAGCKTVFLGLESGNEDTLEDFNKKISTNISEKAVNLLRKFGITPYGSFIIGALGETKESILKTIEFSKKLKLDISQFSILTPFPGTDLFNSIKERIVERDWSKFDALHLVFKHDKLSRKQVHKLLVKAYASFYSQPRIIFKFFKDILRGKFKFLSGLKIFFRFLGAGIVRIFYPSKID
- a CDS encoding T9SS type A sorting domain-containing protein, coding for MKFALTISLAIISLIYAQHSITPQVMDNGGGRAEIHSVGLLSSIGQSVISTTSSGRLSIQTGFIQIMPYPTGIFEPPSSGKLPEKAYLSEFHPNPFNSVTNATIYLPAPSNVKVSVFDITGKRIIEKEAKGVSGTFSITLSMPQSAPSGIYSYIVQANGIRWTGKIAYLK
- a CDS encoding DUF58 domain-containing protein; protein product: MTKLKLEKDYRRFLDPTTLAKIGNLELIARLVVEGFLVGLHKSPYHGFSVEFAEYRQYNPGDPPKSIDWKVYARTDKFFVKEYEEETNLKAYILLDKSGSMGFSYGGRITKLEYGRFLAAALAYLMIKQKDAVGLLTFDEKPDTVVPASMTRVQFMELLKILDRTRCSNKTRINTTFPALAERIKRRGLIILISDLLDEPENIVSALKQFRHRKNEVIVFHILDPVEINFDFNEELQLLDLERNKLMSVQPWLIREDYQKAAKKFFNELKYRCHELGVDYNLMTTDIPFDMALIAYLHKRQRLY
- a CDS encoding aldehyde dehydrogenase family protein yields the protein MAEKFLNYIGGKWVEPSTGEWTENRNPADWDEVIGLFPRSGPEDVEKAVAAAKEAYREWRLVPAPQRGKIMRRIGELLVEHKEEIARDMTREMGKVIEETRGDVQEAIDTAFYAEGESRRLFAPFVPSELPNKVAYTMRVPVGIAGLITPWNFPSAIPAWKMFPAIVSGNTVVIKPATDTPYTVYKMVKLMEEAGLPPGVVNVVFGSGSKVGIPLVEHPDVKIISFTGSVEVGRDIAERAGRHLKKVSLELGGKNAVMIMEDANLELALDGVLWGAFGTTGQRCTATSRLLLHEPIHDKFIDMLVEAIKKLKLGNGLDESVDVGPLINEKQLQTVHSYVEIGKKEGAKLIIGGEPAKEGDLAKGWFYKPTVFIDVRPEMRIFQEEIFGPVLSVVKFKTFEEGVELLNNSTYGLSSAIYTENLLYAMRAARDFEAGITYVNAPTIGAECHLPFGGVKNTGNGHREGGWTVYEIFTEWKTIYIDFSGKLQRAQIDDGD